ATCGAGCTCGATATCGATCTGGACACGCTCGGGCCGCCGCCGCCGCCCGTCCCCGTCAAGCGATCGTCCGCACCTCGCCGTCGCCGTAGAGATTGCTCTCGCAGCGGCCGCAGATCGTCGGATGCGCCGGATTGGCGCCGACGTCCGCGCGGTAGTGCCAGCAGCGCTCGCACTTCTGATGCTGCGACGGCGTCACCGTGATGCTCAGCTCGCCGGCCAGCGTCGCGCTTGCCGCGGACGTGATCAGCACGAACTTCAGGTCGTCGCCCAGGCTCTGCAGCAGGGCCAGGTCCTCGGCGTTCACGCCCAGCGCGACCTCGGCCTGCAGCGACGAGCCGATCGCGCCGGTCGTGCGCACTTCCTCGATCGCCTTGTTCACCGCATCGCGGATCTCGTGGATGCGGTTCCACTTCGCGATCAGGCCGTCGTCGTGCGCGACGCCGACCGACCAGTAGGTCTCGGTGAAGATGGTGTCGCCGGCCTGTTTGCCGGCGAAGACCTTCCACGCCTCCTCGGCGGTGAAGCTCAGGAACGGCGCCATCCAGCGCAGCATCGCGTTCGTGATGTGCCACAGCGCCGTCTGCGCCGATCGGCGTGCGGCCGACTTCGGCGCGCTCGTGTACAGGCGGTCCTTCAGCACGTCCAGGTAGAACGCGCCCAGGTCCTCCGAGCAGTACACCTGCAGCTTCGCCACGACGGGATGGAACTCGTAGCGCTGGTAGTGCGCGAGGATCTCCTCCTGGAACTGCGCCGCGCGGGCCAGCGCGTAGCGGTCGGCCTCCAGCAGCTGGTCCAGCGGCACGGCGTCCGTCGCCGCGTCGAAGTCCGAGGTGTTGGCCAGCAGGAAACGCAGCGTGTTGCGGATGCGGCGGTAGCCGTCCACGACGCGCGCCAGGATCTTCTCGTCGCCGGCGATGTCGCCCGAGTAGTCGGACGCCGCCACCCACAGCCGGATGATCTCGGCGCCCAGCTTCTTGCTGGTCTCCTGGGGATCGACGCCGTTGCCCTGCGACTTGCTCATCTTGCGGCCTTTGCTGTCCACGGTGAAGCCGTGGGTCAGCAGACCGCGGTAGGGCGCGCGGCCGTTGATGGCGCAGGAGATCAGCAGCGACGAATGGAACCAGCCGCGATGCTGGTCGTGGCCTTCGAGGTAGAGGTCGGCCTCCGGGCCGGTCTCGTGCGCCGCGCCAGCGTGCGAGCCCTTGAGCACGTGCTGGAAGGTGGAGCCCGAGTCGAACCACACGTCCAGGATGTCCTGGCCCTTCGAGTACTGCTCGGCTTCCGCGCCCAGCCACTCCACCGGATCCAGCTTGGACCAGGCCTCGATGCCGCCGGCCTCGACCAGCTGCGCGGCGCGCTCGATGAACTCCAGCGTCTTCGGATGCGGCTGGCCGCTGTCCTTGTGCAGGAAGATCGGCAGCGGCACGCCCCAGCTGCGCTGACGCGAGATGCACCAGTCGGGCCGGCCGGCGATCATGTCGTGCAGGCGCGTCCGGCCGTTCTCGGGGTAGAAGCTGGTCTGCTCGATCGCATCCAGCGCGAGCTGGCGCAAGGTCTTGTCGGCCTTGTCCACGGTGAACACGCCGTCGCCCTCGTCCATACGCACGAACCACTGCGCGGCCGCGCGGTAGATCACCGGCGACTTGTGGCGCCAGCAGTGCGGATAGCTGTGGCGGATCTTGCTGTGCGCCATCAGGCGGCCGGCGTCCTGCAGGGCCGCGGCGATGACCGGGTTGGCCTTCCAGATGTGCTGGCCGCCGAACAGCGGCAGCTCGGCCTCATAGACGCCGTTGCCCTGCACCGGGTTCAGGATGTCCTTGAACGCCAGGCCATGCGCGACGCAGGAGTTGAAGTCGTCCACGCCGTAGGCCGGCGCCGAATGGACCACGCCCGTGCCGTCGTCGGCGGTGGCGTAGTCGGCGAGGTACACGGGGCTCTCGCGATCGAAGCCCGGGTGCACGTGCGCGAGCGGGTGCTTGAACTTCAGCAGCTCCAAGGACTTGCCCGGCGTGACCGCCACGGTCCTGCCTTCGATGCCCCAGCGGGCCAGGCACTTCTCGACCAGCGCCTCGGCCACGACGAAGTAGCCGCGCTCCGTGTCGACCAGCGCGTACGGCAGCTCGGGGTTGAGGTTCAGCGCCTGGTTGGCGGGGATGGTCCAGGGCGTCGTCGTCCAGATGACGGTGAACGCTTCCTTGTCGAGCGTGGACACGCCGAAGGCGGCCGCGAGCTTCTCCGGCTCCGCGCTCAGGAAGGCCACGTCGACGGCCGGGGAGTCCTTGTCGGCGTACTCGATTTCGAACTCGGCCAGCGAGGAGCCGCAGTCGAAGCACCAGTACACCGGCTTCAGACCGCGGTAGACGAAACCGCGCTCGAACAGGCGCTTGAGCACGCGCAACTCGCCGGCCTCGTTCTTGAAGTCCATGGTCCGGTACGGATGGTCCCAGTCGCCCAGCACGCCCAGGCGCTTGAAGTCCAGGCGCTGCTGGTCGATCTGCTCGGTGGCGTAGGCGCGGCTCCTGGCCTGCACCTCGTCGCGCGGCAGGCCGCGGCCGAAGGTCTTCTCGATCTGGTTCTCGATCGGCAGGCCGTGGCAGTCCCAGCCGGGGATGTAGGCGGCGTCGAAGCCTTCCAGCTGGCGCGCCTTGACGATCATGTCCTTCAGGATCTTGTTGACCGCGTGACCCATGTGGATCTGCCCGTTGGCGTAGGGCGGGCCGTCGTGCAGCACGAACTTGGGCTTGCCCTGGCGCGCGACGCGCAGGCGCTGGTAGAGGCCCTGGTCTTCCCATTCCTTCACCCAGCCCGGCTCGCGCTTGGGCAGGTCGCCGCGCATCGGGAAGGGGGTGTCGGGCAGGTTGAGCGTGGAGCGGTAGTCGGCTTTCGCGTCGAGGGGGGCGTCGGGCTTGGAGGCGTCGGTCATGGCGGCGGCAATCGAAGGAGCGGCCGGAGGAGGGGGCCGCGAGGGAAGAGGGGGTGGCGCGCTGGGCAGGGGGCTGTGGAAGCAGGGCCGCGCGCCGGCTGAGCAGTCGAAATGAGCGGTCGAGGTGAGCAGTCGGGTGCTCAGCCCTTCAAATTCGGTCGCGGGTGGTCTGTCTGCGGACGGCGGCGTGGGTGGTCGCCGGTTCTGCGAAGTACGCGCGAGCCTGACGGACGTCCTCACGGATCGCGGCGGTCAGGGCGTCAAGGCCGTCGAAACGGGCTTCGTCACGCAGTTTGTGCAGGAGTTCCACGCGCACGAGTTTACCGTAGGCCTCGCCCGGCCCCAGGCGGTCGGCCAGCGCCGCCGGCCAGTCCAGCGCGTGGACCTCCAGCAGCACGCGGCCGGCGTCCTCGACGGTCGGCCGCACGCCCAGCGAGGCGACGCCGTCCAGCACGATCCCGCCCGCCCCGCCGAGGTTGCGGTCCTGGCCGTCGAGGCCATGCACGCGCACGGCGAAGATCCCGTGCGCCGCCGGCTTGTCGTGGTCGAACTTCAGGTTCAGCGTGCGGAAACCGTCGCCCTGGCCGGGCGCGCTCTCCGCCAGCTGCCGGCCCAGCTTCTGGCCGTGGATCACATGGCCCGAGATCGCGTACGGCCGCCCCAGCAGCCGCGCCGCGCCGTCCATGTCGCCGGCGGCCAGCGCCTCGCGCACGGCGGAGCTGGACACCCGCAGGCCGTGCACCTCATAGCTCATCATCCGCGCGACGTCGAAGCCCAGGCGCTGCCCGGCGGCGTCCAGCGTCGCGTAGTCGCCCTGGCGCTTGGCGCCGAAGCGGAAGTCGTCGCCCACCAGCACGTACCGCGTCCCCAGCCCGTCGATGAGCACGCGCTGGATGAAGTCCTGCGCGGGCAGCGAGGCCAGCGCCTCGTCGAAGCGCAGCACCACGACCTGGTCGATGCCGCAGCGTTCCAGTTCCTGGAGCTTGTCGCGCAGCGTGGCGATGCGCGCGGGCGCCAGTTCGGGCTTGCCGAGCTTGTGCGCGAAGAAGTCGCGCGGGTGCGGCTCGAAGGTCAGCACGCAGGTCGGCAGGCCGCGGTGTCGGGCCTCCGACAGCAGCAGCGCCAGCATGGCCTGGTGGCCGCGATGGACGCCGTCGAAGTTGCCGATCGTCAGCGCGCACTGCGCCGCGATGCCGGGATGGTGGAAGCCGCGGAAAACCTGCATGGGCGGGGATTATCAGCCGCCGCGCGAGGGGCCGCCGAGCAGGGGTGGATTCAGGCGGATCGAGCGGATCGAGCGGAGCGGATCGGACCGCTCAGGCGGCCGCGGCGGCCGGCGAGGCCGGCAGGTGCTGCGCGACCACGGCCAGCAGCTCGTCCATCTCGAACGGCTTGACCAGGTGGCCGTCCATGCCGCTGGCCAGGCATCGGGCGCGGTCGTCCTCGACGGTGCTGGCGGTCAGCGCCACCACCGGCGTGCGCGGCAGCAGCCGGCGCGCCTCCTCCTGCCGCCAGGCGATCGTCGTCGCATAACCGTCCAGCTCGGGCATGTGGCAGTCCATCAGCACGAGGTCGAAGCGCTGCGCGCGCAGATGTTCGAGCGCCTCGCGCCCGTGTTCGGCCGGCACGACGCGCAGGCCGCAGCGCTCCAGCATCGTCGTGGCCACCAGCAGGTTGACGGGGCTGTCGTCCACCAGCAGCACGCGGCCCTCCAGGCGGGGCAGCGGCTGCGGCGGCGTTGCGGCGGAGGGCGCGCGCGGCGGGGCCGCCTCGGCGGCGCAGGTCTGCAGCGGCAGGGTGAACTCGAACACCGATCCCTGGCCCGGCGTCGACGCGCAGCGCAGGTCGCCGCCCATGGCCCGGGCGATCTCGCGGGAGATCGTCAGCCCCAGTCCCGCGCCGTCCCGGCGGGTCCGGTCGGCGCCGGTCCGCCCCGCCTGCTCGAAGGGCGCGAAGATGCGTTCGAGCTGGTCCGCGGGGATGCCGTCGCCGGTGTCGCGGACCGCGAAGTGGAGCAGGGTGCCGGCGCGCATGTCCAGCACCGACGAGACCTCGAGCGCGACGCGGCCGTGGTCGGTGAACTTGATGGCGTTGCCCACCAGGTTGTGCAGCACCTGCTGGATGCGCGAGGCGTCGCCCATCGCGCGGGTCGGGAGCTGCGGCGCGACGCTCAGCGTGAAGTCCAGGCCCTTGGCCCGCGCGGACTCGCCCAGCAGCCGGGCGACGTCGCCGGCGACCTCGCGCAGGTCGAAGGGCCGGGCCTCGACGACCAGCTTGCCGGACTCGATGCGCGCCAGGTCCAGGATATCGTTGACCAGCGTCATCAGATGCCGGCCGGAACGGCGCACGATCTCGACCTGCTCGCGCTGCTGCGCGCTGAGGTCGCCGCGCTCCAGCAGCTGGGTCATGCCGATGATGCCGTTGAGCGGCGTGCGGATCTCGTGGCTCATCACCGCGACGAAGCGGCTCTTGCTGTTGCTCGTTTCCTCGGCGGCGTCGAGCGCCAGCCGGCGCTGCTCGGCCAGTCGCGCCTGCTCGAAGCGCAGGCGCAGCAGTTCCAGCGTGCCGGCCTCGATGCGGCGGGATTCCAGCACCGTCAGCAGCCAGAACATGGTCAGGCCGCCGACGCTGAGCCAGCCCGTCACGCCGCCTTGCAGCGCGAGCCGGATCGCCAGCGGCGCGATCACCAGCGAGGCGAACAAGGCCTGACCCCGCGCCCAG
This genomic stretch from Mitsuaria sp. 7 harbors:
- a CDS encoding bifunctional riboflavin kinase/FAD synthetase; protein product: MQVFRGFHHPGIAAQCALTIGNFDGVHRGHQAMLALLLSEARHRGLPTCVLTFEPHPRDFFAHKLGKPELAPARIATLRDKLQELERCGIDQVVVLRFDEALASLPAQDFIQRVLIDGLGTRYVLVGDDFRFGAKRQGDYATLDAAGQRLGFDVARMMSYEVHGLRVSSSAVREALAAGDMDGAARLLGRPYAISGHVIHGQKLGRQLAESAPGQGDGFRTLNLKFDHDKPAAHGIFAVRVHGLDGQDRNLGGAGGIVLDGVASLGVRPTVEDAGRVLLEVHALDWPAALADRLGPGEAYGKLVRVELLHKLRDEARFDGLDALTAAIREDVRQARAYFAEPATTHAAVRRQTTRDRI
- the ileS gene encoding isoleucine--tRNA ligase; translation: MTDASKPDAPLDAKADYRSTLNLPDTPFPMRGDLPKREPGWVKEWEDQGLYQRLRVARQGKPKFVLHDGPPYANGQIHMGHAVNKILKDMIVKARQLEGFDAAYIPGWDCHGLPIENQIEKTFGRGLPRDEVQARSRAYATEQIDQQRLDFKRLGVLGDWDHPYRTMDFKNEAGELRVLKRLFERGFVYRGLKPVYWCFDCGSSLAEFEIEYADKDSPAVDVAFLSAEPEKLAAAFGVSTLDKEAFTVIWTTTPWTIPANQALNLNPELPYALVDTERGYFVVAEALVEKCLARWGIEGRTVAVTPGKSLELLKFKHPLAHVHPGFDRESPVYLADYATADDGTGVVHSAPAYGVDDFNSCVAHGLAFKDILNPVQGNGVYEAELPLFGGQHIWKANPVIAAALQDAGRLMAHSKIRHSYPHCWRHKSPVIYRAAAQWFVRMDEGDGVFTVDKADKTLRQLALDAIEQTSFYPENGRTRLHDMIAGRPDWCISRQRSWGVPLPIFLHKDSGQPHPKTLEFIERAAQLVEAGGIEAWSKLDPVEWLGAEAEQYSKGQDILDVWFDSGSTFQHVLKGSHAGAAHETGPEADLYLEGHDQHRGWFHSSLLISCAINGRAPYRGLLTHGFTVDSKGRKMSKSQGNGVDPQETSKKLGAEIIRLWVAASDYSGDIAGDEKILARVVDGYRRIRNTLRFLLANTSDFDAATDAVPLDQLLEADRYALARAAQFQEEILAHYQRYEFHPVVAKLQVYCSEDLGAFYLDVLKDRLYTSAPKSAARRSAQTALWHITNAMLRWMAPFLSFTAEEAWKVFAGKQAGDTIFTETYWSVGVAHDDGLIAKWNRIHEIRDAVNKAIEEVRTTGAIGSSLQAEVALGVNAEDLALLQSLGDDLKFVLITSAASATLAGELSITVTPSQHQKCERCWHYRADVGANPAHPTICGRCESNLYGDGEVRTIA
- a CDS encoding ATP-binding protein; translated protein: MGISDIEHHEDSAAASVAIQVRAERLSSLQARVAMPAAVGALFGLLPVVLLWPHLPVADLLGWLGARWIISLWRTVQARRFLALPLQERASPREERRYLALLGLDGLSWGVIGALFATPNLPEIDGAVMTTLVGLVAFTMVSLGHWARGQALFASLVIAPLAIRLALQGGVTGWLSVGGLTMFWLLTVLESRRIEAGTLELLRLRFEQARLAEQRRLALDAAEETSNSKSRFVAVMSHEIRTPLNGIIGMTQLLERGDLSAQQREQVEIVRRSGRHLMTLVNDILDLARIESGKLVVEARPFDLREVAGDVARLLGESARAKGLDFTLSVAPQLPTRAMGDASRIQQVLHNLVGNAIKFTDHGRVALEVSSVLDMRAGTLLHFAVRDTGDGIPADQLERIFAPFEQAGRTGADRTRRDGAGLGLTISREIARAMGGDLRCASTPGQGSVFEFTLPLQTCAAEAAPPRAPSAATPPQPLPRLEGRVLLVDDSPVNLLVATTMLERCGLRVVPAEHGREALEHLRAQRFDLVLMDCHMPELDGYATTIAWRQEEARRLLPRTPVVALTASTVEDDRARCLASGMDGHLVKPFEMDELLAVVAQHLPASPAAAAA